In one window of Camelina sativa cultivar DH55 chromosome 15, Cs, whole genome shotgun sequence DNA:
- the LOC104746456 gene encoding uncharacterized protein LOC104746456, whose protein sequence is MDSIEPPSFSLGFDLDAALDPQSDSHQNPSFSGEHLIGDEPEPGLTVPDSDQELEPDYASPVLKRLRRGINPNKCPAKDDRGVASELLGFREDRDDDDIEEFSSPEDSSHTDAPASTRSHFSSCSSRVPLHGTGVLSNQPSISRGKRKQSDVPASAGSGISSVASLFQRPTRSPLRRFQLLDSDSEDDHPSASRDLSGVTTTTNSSSKDNLSVPSKPKRKEPGSIPSIKDLWKDFCPASAKIQTPALDDVCQDYFSSIKTTNAAQKQSSAVASSSNSGDHNVTGFQQTGQFLDLSQPSPPSHRFFLHSDPRIRNLARQRLPNFLPLGIVNDRESQREVFLVDYMNQFGSNGSSKTGASCSKSSRRGQTKSKFSKGQESAHTSGGWLNPKTSSAAPTDAGKRRVSAKSGSAGHWFTSAEGRKVYISKTGQEFSGQSAYRCYKKETGGGLKKSRKKRQPKKKAKSSRKEAIVSF, encoded by the exons ATGGATTCAATTGAGCCGCCATCGTTTTCGCTAGGGTTTGATCTTGATGCTGCATTGGATCCCCAGTCTGATTCCCATCAAAACCCTAGCTTCTCCGGCGAGCATTTAATTGGGGACGAGCCAGAGCCTGGACTCACGGTCCCAGATTCCGATCAGGAGCTTGAACCAGATTATGCGAGCCCTGTTCTCAAGCGGCTGCGACGAGGGATTAATCCCAACAAGTGTCCTGCGAAAGATGATAGAGGCGTGGCCAGTGAGTTGCTAGGTTTCAGGGAGGATCGGGATGATGATGACATCGAGGAGTTCTCTTCTCCAGAGGATTCTTCTCACACGG ATGCACCTGCATCAACTAGGAGTCATTTTTCTAGTTGCAGCTCAAGGGTGCCACTTCATGGTACTGGGGTCTTGTCTAATCAGCCTTCTATCTCCCGGGGCAAAAGAAAGCAGTCGGATGTTCCAGCATCTGCTGGTTCTGGGATTAGTTCTGTTGCATCTTTGTTTCAGAGACCAACTCGTAGTCCTCTGCGAAGGTTCCAGCTTCTAGATTCAGATTCAGAAGATGACCATCCATCCGCTAGCAGAGATTTAAGCGGAGTAACTACAACAACTAATTCATCCTCAAAGGATAACCTATCTGTTCCAAGTAAACCAAAGAGAAAGGAACCTGGATCTATCCCCAGTATTAAAGATCTGTGGAAAGATTTTTGCCCGGCAAGTGCCAAGATTCAAACGCCAGCTTTGGATGATGTTTGTCAGGACTATTTTAGCTCTATCAAGACGACTAACGCAGCTCAGAAACAAAGCAGCGCTGTGGCAAGTAGTAGCAATAGCGGAGATCATAACGTCACTGGCTTTCAGCAAACTGGGCAATTTTTGGATTTGTCCCAACCTTCTCCTCCATCTCATCGTTTCTTCTTGCATAGTGATCCAAGAATCAGGAATCTAGCTCGACAGCGGTTACCAAACTTTTTGCCCCTTGGAATTGTCAATGATAGGGAGAGCCAGCGAGAGGTGTTCCTTGTTGATTATAT GAATCAATTTGGCAGCAACGGGAGTTCTAAAACTGGAGCCTCTTGCAGCAAAAGCTCCAGAAGAGGGCAAACAAAGTCAAAGTTTTCAAAGGGCCAAGAGAGCGCTCACACTTCTGGAGGCTGGTTGAATCCTAAAACGAGTTCTGCAGCTCCAACGGATGCTGGGAAAAGACGAGTATCAGCTAAGAGTGGCTCTGCAGGTCACTGGTTCACATCCGCAGAAGGAAGGAAG GTTTATATCTCTAAAACCGGACAGGAGTTCTCAGGTCAAAGTGCATATAGATGTTACAAAAAG